The following proteins come from a genomic window of Ferrovibrio sp. MS7:
- a CDS encoding TonB-dependent receptor, with the protein MALAQEVAQATMLAQAPSTSVAPTELPPVTVTASRLGDGITGASTTVIPYDEIQRSPGDTLQDVLERQAGLQVQRQFGGVRGARDTVDMRGFGATASANTLVLVNGRRLNDLDLAGIDFTAIPKASIERIEVIRGNSGSVLYGDGASGGVINIVTRDALPGRDVFTIEGAIGSFQQRETAIHGRQSIGPYAFSAYGNWIDSDGWRANNKLLQKNLQGEARYNGDGYGAYVSLAADDQQLGLPGARRRTLTSNLMASDPEGATTPNDFANKQGLNLTLGGTRQFGDTAELIIDGGVRRKTQQSSQISPFGTAFDTYVDTELTTFSFTPRLTAQPEIWGHKLALIGGLDIYSADYNSDRKNHDFDRPIHRYNAEQQTYAAYGQATFALTRDTDLAAGMRVQRAKVSASDAMDAGAPGYGGEAAANPFDGSDTNYSYHLGIEHRLSKEVVPFARIGRSFRYPTLDERIVTTAFGVPGQFNLKTQTSHDIEAGLHGDIGTANYRVSAYWMELNDEIYFDGNSFTNINLDPTRRRGVELQGGWRVLPDLKLRGSLSYIHAEFREGRFAGNRVPLVSPWTGSAGLSWEIIPKWLRFDIDGRLVDARRMDNDRANFQPQIPAYALVDVTLGGTLYDRARWAISVQNLLDREYYDYSIASATTFGTYNAYPQPGRTAMARVSLDF; encoded by the coding sequence TTGGCGCTGGCACAGGAGGTGGCGCAGGCCACTATGCTGGCGCAGGCGCCGAGCACCAGTGTGGCACCAACCGAATTGCCGCCGGTGACGGTGACGGCCAGCCGCCTGGGCGATGGCATCACCGGCGCTTCCACCACGGTGATTCCGTATGACGAAATCCAGCGCAGCCCCGGCGATACGCTGCAGGATGTACTGGAACGCCAGGCCGGGCTTCAGGTGCAGCGCCAGTTTGGTGGCGTGCGCGGTGCCCGCGACACGGTCGACATGCGCGGCTTTGGTGCCACCGCTTCGGCCAACACCCTGGTATTGGTCAATGGCCGCCGGCTGAATGACCTCGATCTCGCCGGCATCGACTTTACGGCGATCCCGAAAGCCAGCATCGAGCGTATTGAAGTGATCCGTGGCAACAGCGGCAGTGTGCTCTATGGCGATGGCGCGTCCGGTGGCGTGATCAATATCGTCACCCGGGATGCCTTGCCGGGCCGCGATGTTTTCACCATCGAAGGCGCTATCGGTTCCTTCCAGCAGCGTGAAACCGCGATACATGGCCGTCAGAGCATTGGGCCTTATGCCTTCAGTGCCTATGGCAACTGGATCGATTCCGATGGCTGGCGTGCCAACAACAAGCTGCTGCAGAAGAACCTGCAGGGTGAGGCACGCTACAACGGCGATGGCTATGGCGCCTATGTCAGCCTGGCCGCCGACGACCAGCAGCTTGGCCTGCCGGGCGCTCGGCGCCGCACCCTGACCAGCAATCTCATGGCCAGCGATCCCGAAGGCGCCACCACGCCGAATGATTTCGCCAACAAGCAGGGCCTCAACCTGACCCTGGGCGGCACCCGGCAGTTTGGTGATACCGCTGAACTGATCATTGATGGCGGCGTGCGGCGCAAGACGCAGCAATCCAGCCAGATCAGCCCCTTCGGCACCGCCTTCGATACCTATGTCGATACCGAACTGACCACCTTCTCATTCACGCCGCGCCTCACCGCGCAGCCGGAAATCTGGGGGCACAAGCTGGCGCTGATCGGCGGTCTGGATATCTACAGCGCGGACTACAATTCCGACCGCAAGAACCACGATTTCGACCGCCCGATCCATCGCTACAATGCCGAGCAGCAGACCTATGCCGCTTATGGTCAGGCAACCTTTGCGCTGACCCGCGACACCGATCTGGCCGCCGGTATGCGTGTGCAGCGTGCCAAGGTCTCAGCCAGCGATGCCATGGATGCCGGTGCGCCGGGTTATGGTGGTGAAGCCGCGGCCAATCCGTTCGATGGTTCGGATACCAATTACAGCTACCATCTTGGTATCGAGCATCGCCTGTCGAAGGAAGTGGTGCCGTTTGCCCGTATCGGTCGATCCTTCCGCTATCCGACGCTGGATGAACGTATCGTCACCACGGCTTTCGGCGTGCCGGGTCAGTTCAATCTCAAAACCCAGACCTCGCATGATATCGAAGCTGGCCTGCATGGCGATATTGGCACGGCGAACTACCGGGTCAGTGCCTATTGGATGGAGTTGAACGACGAAATCTATTTCGATGGCAACAGCTTCACCAATATCAACCTGGACCCGACGCGGCGGCGCGGCGTCGAACTGCAGGGCGGCTGGCGCGTCCTGCCGGACCTGAAGCTGCGCGGCAGCCTGTCCTATATTCATGCCGAATTCCGTGAAGGCCGCTTTGCCGGCAATCGCGTGCCGCTGGTTTCGCCCTGGACCGGCAGTGCCGGCCTGAGCTGGGAGATCATTCCGAAATGGCTGCGGTTCGATATCGACGGCCGGCTGGTGGATGCGCGCCGCATGGATAATGATCGCGCCAATTTCCAGCCGCAGATTCCGGCCTATGCCCTGGTCGATGTCACGCTCGGCGGCACGCTCTATGACCGTGCCCGCTGGGCAATCTCGGTGCAGAATCTGCTGGATCGCGAGTACTACGATTACTCGATTGCCTCGGCGACCACGTTCGGTACCTACAATGCCTATCCGCAGCCGGGCCGTACCGCGATGGCCCGCGTCAGCCTGGACTTCTGA
- a CDS encoding ABC transporter ATP-binding protein/permease, translating into MRNVKAFAHDFWALAKPYWTHSDEKLIAYGLLAAVVVLNLASVGLNVWFNFWYNSFYNSIQEKDFESFKTLLLQFSLVAVAFIVVAVYQLYLGQMLQVRWRRWLTEKWLGQWLDGPRFYHMQLFGLGTDNPDQRLAEDLKLFTSYSLNLTLGLLSAVVTLFSFLHILWQLSGEFSFQLGDSEIQIPGYMVWVALVYAIAGTWATDKIGRPLVKMNFTQQRYEADFRFHLIRLRENAEGVALQRGAAVEKRDLLGRFGLVVENFLAIMRKQKQLTWFTAGYAQAAVVFPFIVGAPKYFQGSLALGGLMQTVSAFGQVQTALSYIISSYTEIAEWRAVISRLTGFRDGVEEAARMEAESGIVLQPANSLAVARLSVNKPDGSVLARVENLDVAPGESLLLQGKSGSGKSTLLRALAGLWPFGLGEIKRAPDDDCLFLPQKPYLPVASLRAALAYPKPAETFSDAELRAALQALDLEALSDQLDREANWAQHLSGGEQQRVQLARALLHKPKWLFLDEATAALDPASEARALEALRQALPGTAIVSIGHREALAAFHRRRLALERSEPQEPARLIAVT; encoded by the coding sequence ATGCGCAATGTCAAAGCCTTCGCCCATGATTTCTGGGCGCTTGCCAAGCCCTACTGGACCCATTCCGACGAAAAGCTGATCGCCTATGGCCTGCTGGCAGCGGTGGTGGTGCTGAACCTGGCCTCCGTCGGCCTCAATGTCTGGTTCAATTTCTGGTACAACAGCTTCTACAATTCGATCCAGGAGAAGGACTTCGAGTCCTTCAAGACGCTGCTGTTGCAATTCAGCCTGGTGGCGGTGGCGTTCATCGTCGTCGCCGTGTACCAGCTCTATCTCGGCCAGATGCTGCAAGTCCGCTGGCGCCGCTGGCTCACCGAGAAATGGCTGGGGCAATGGCTGGATGGCCCGCGCTTCTACCATATGCAGCTTTTTGGCCTCGGCACCGACAACCCCGACCAGCGGCTGGCCGAAGACCTCAAGCTGTTCACCAGCTATTCGCTGAACCTGACGCTGGGCCTGCTCTCCGCCGTCGTCACGCTGTTCTCCTTCCTGCATATCCTGTGGCAGCTTTCGGGCGAGTTCTCGTTCCAGCTCGGCGACAGCGAGATCCAGATTCCGGGCTACATGGTGTGGGTGGCTTTGGTCTATGCCATTGCCGGCACCTGGGCCACCGACAAGATCGGCCGGCCACTGGTGAAGATGAATTTCACCCAGCAACGCTATGAAGCGGATTTCCGCTTCCACCTGATCCGCCTGCGCGAGAATGCCGAAGGCGTGGCGCTGCAGCGCGGCGCCGCTGTGGAGAAGCGCGACCTGCTCGGCCGCTTCGGCCTGGTGGTGGAGAATTTCCTCGCCATCATGCGCAAGCAGAAGCAGCTCACCTGGTTCACCGCCGGCTATGCCCAGGCGGCGGTGGTGTTTCCCTTCATCGTCGGGGCGCCGAAATATTTCCAGGGCAGCCTGGCGCTCGGCGGCCTGATGCAGACCGTCTCGGCTTTCGGCCAGGTGCAGACGGCGCTGAGCTACATCATCTCCTCCTATACCGAGATCGCCGAATGGCGCGCGGTGATCAGTCGCCTCACTGGCTTCCGCGATGGCGTCGAGGAAGCCGCCAGGATGGAGGCCGAGAGCGGCATCGTGTTGCAGCCGGCAAATAGCCTTGCGGTGGCGCGGCTGAGCGTCAACAAGCCCGATGGCAGCGTGCTGGCGCGGGTGGAAAACCTGGATGTCGCGCCGGGCGAAAGCCTGCTGTTGCAAGGCAAGTCGGGCAGCGGCAAGAGCACCTTGCTGCGCGCGCTGGCCGGGCTGTGGCCGTTCGGACTTGGCGAGATCAAACGCGCCCCTGATGACGACTGCCTGTTCCTGCCGCAGAAGCCGTATCTGCCGGTCGCGTCGTTGCGCGCCGCCTTGGCCTATCCGAAACCGGCCGAGACTTTCAGCGATGCGGAATTGCGTGCCGCCTTGCAGGCGCTGGACCTTGAGGCTTTAAGCGATCAGCTCGACCGCGAAGCGAACTGGGCGCAGCATCTTTCGGGCGGCGAGCAGCAACGCGTGCAGTTGGCCCGTGCCCTGCTGCACAAGCCGAAATGGCTGTTCCTCGATGAAGCCACCGCAGCACTTGATCCGGCCAGCGAGGCCAGGGCGCTGGAGGCGCTGCGCCAGGCCCTGCCCGGCACCGCGATTGTCAGCATTGGCCACCGCGAGGCTTTGGCCGCCTTCCATCGCCGCCGCCTGGCACTGGAACGCAGCGAGCCGCAGGAACCGGCTAGGCTGATCGCCGTGACTTGA
- a CDS encoding helix-turn-helix domain-containing protein has protein sequence MQMVAHESELGSWCMAFAAPAPALAGVVEQYVGYSESGTAFLSRREMPGTSLVLIINLGAPLQIVDTLGQRFRFGSGEGFGAGLSDSYATSETGGAQQGVQVLFTPLGARRLFGLPLGALFNRVVRLEDLFGHAAGELAERLLETNDWTARFALLDAALLQRLAPQRREALLAAHAWQRLGASQGRIAIHDLASALDCSRKHLAQVFHEQIGLTPKTSARLFRFRHALSLLDAASATIDWSGIALDAGYYDQAHLIRDFRAFSGSAPTEFLTRRLPDNGGYSGER, from the coding sequence ATGCAGATGGTGGCGCATGAATCCGAACTCGGCTCCTGGTGCATGGCATTCGCCGCACCGGCACCGGCACTTGCCGGCGTCGTCGAGCAGTATGTCGGCTACAGCGAAAGCGGCACGGCTTTCCTCTCTCGCCGCGAGATGCCCGGCACCAGCCTGGTGCTGATCATCAATCTCGGCGCACCGCTGCAGATCGTCGACACGCTGGGGCAGCGTTTCCGCTTCGGCAGCGGTGAGGGCTTCGGCGCGGGTTTAAGCGACTCCTACGCCACGTCCGAAACCGGCGGTGCGCAGCAGGGCGTGCAGGTCTTGTTCACGCCGCTGGGTGCACGGCGGCTGTTCGGTCTGCCGCTGGGCGCTTTGTTCAACCGTGTGGTGCGGCTGGAAGACCTGTTCGGCCATGCTGCCGGCGAACTGGCGGAAAGGTTGCTGGAAACGAATGACTGGACGGCGCGTTTCGCCCTGCTGGATGCGGCGCTGCTGCAACGCCTGGCGCCGCAGCGGCGCGAGGCCCTGCTCGCCGCCCATGCCTGGCAGCGGCTCGGCGCCAGCCAGGGCCGTATCGCGATCCACGATCTTGCTTCGGCACTCGATTGCAGCCGCAAGCATCTGGCCCAGGTCTTCCACGAACAGATCGGCCTGACGCCAAAAACCAGCGCGCGGCTGTTCCGCTTCCGCCATGCCCTGAGCCTGCTCGATGCCGCCTCTGCGACAATCGACTGGAGCGGCATTGCCCTGGATGCCGGCTATTACGACCAGGCGCATCTGATCCGCGATTTCCGCGCCTTCAGCGGCAGCGCGCCGACCGAGTTCCTGACCCGCCGGCTGCCCGACAATGGTGGCTATAGCGGCGAGCGGTAA
- a CDS encoding VOC family protein, whose protein sequence is MTTPPSIFPYLRYRDAKAAIAWLQAAFGFRVALEVPGGNGGIAHAELQLGNGMVMLGDQPSAGLDMQPAGPGGNSQGVYIVVADVDAVYAKAKAAGARMVIELHDTDYGSRDFSCRDPEGQLWSIGSYQPPMLAD, encoded by the coding sequence ATGACCACGCCCCCTTCGATCTTCCCCTATCTGCGCTACCGCGATGCCAAGGCCGCCATCGCCTGGCTGCAGGCGGCTTTCGGCTTCCGCGTGGCGCTGGAAGTGCCGGGCGGCAATGGCGGCATCGCTCATGCCGAATTGCAGCTCGGCAACGGCATGGTGATGCTGGGCGACCAGCCGAGCGCGGGACTCGACATGCAGCCTGCAGGCCCGGGCGGCAACAGCCAGGGCGTCTATATCGTGGTGGCGGATGTGGACGCGGTATATGCCAAGGCCAAGGCGGCCGGGGCGCGCATGGTGATCGAACTGCATGACACCGATTACGGCTCGCGCGACTTTTCCTGCCGCGACCCGGAAGGCCAGCTGTGGAGCATCGGCAGCTACCAGCCGCCGATGCTCGCAGATTAG
- a CDS encoding succinate dehydrogenase assembly factor 4: MTADHSGNQPKTPTGKPTNIAALPASARPKMPEKPAIVQSQPPGEVDGPKGPEPTRYGDWERKGIASDF, from the coding sequence ATGACTGCCGATCACTCTGGAAACCAGCCCAAGACCCCTACCGGCAAACCGACCAATATTGCCGCCCTGCCCGCCTCGGCACGGCCGAAAATGCCGGAAAAGCCCGCCATCGTGCAGAGCCAGCCGCCCGGCGAAGTGGATGGCCCCAAGGGCCCGGAACCGACCCGCTATGGCGACTGGGAACGCAAGGGCATCGCCAGCGACTTCTGA
- a CDS encoding argininosuccinate synthase, whose product MAAKSGVKKVVLAYSGGLDTSVILKWLQETYGCEVVTFTADLGQGEELEPARKKAEMFGVKQIFIEDVRETFVKDYVFPMFRANALYEGLYLLGTSIARPLIAKRQIEIAREVGADAVCHGATGKGNDQVRFELSYYALQPGIKVIAPWREWQLNSRTALIDFAEKHQIPIAKDKRGEAPFSVDANLLHISAEGKVLEDPWVEAPDFVYSRSVDPEKAPDTPEYVEIEFLKGDPIAVNGEKLSPAALLTKLNQLGGKHGIGRLDLLENRFVGMKSRGIYETPGGTILYQAHRGIEQATLDRGAAHLKDEIMPRYAELIYNGFWFAPEREMLQALIDKSQENVEGTVRLKLYKGSVNVVGRKSPKSLYSLAHVTFEEDSVYDQKDAAGFIKLNALRLRLLNRQKG is encoded by the coding sequence ATGGCGGCGAAGAGCGGCGTGAAGAAGGTGGTGCTGGCCTATTCCGGCGGCCTGGATACCTCGGTGATCCTCAAGTGGCTGCAGGAGACCTATGGCTGCGAGGTGGTGACCTTCACCGCCGATCTGGGCCAGGGCGAGGAGCTGGAGCCGGCACGCAAGAAGGCCGAGATGTTCGGCGTGAAGCAGATCTTCATCGAGGATGTGCGCGAGACCTTCGTGAAGGATTACGTCTTCCCGATGTTCCGCGCCAACGCGCTCTATGAAGGCCTCTACCTGCTCGGTACGTCGATTGCCCGCCCGCTGATCGCCAAGCGCCAAATCGAGATCGCCCGCGAAGTCGGCGCCGACGCGGTCTGCCACGGCGCCACCGGCAAGGGCAACGACCAGGTGCGTTTCGAGCTGAGCTATTACGCGCTGCAGCCGGGCATCAAGGTGATCGCGCCGTGGCGCGAATGGCAGCTCAACTCGCGCACCGCGCTGATCGATTTCGCCGAGAAGCACCAGATCCCGATCGCCAAGGACAAGCGCGGCGAAGCGCCCTTCTCGGTCGATGCCAACCTGCTGCATATCTCGGCGGAAGGCAAAGTGCTGGAAGACCCGTGGGTGGAAGCGCCGGATTTCGTCTATTCGCGCTCGGTCGACCCCGAGAAGGCGCCGGACACGCCGGAATATGTCGAGATCGAGTTCCTCAAGGGCGACCCCATCGCTGTGAATGGCGAGAAGCTGTCGCCGGCCGCGCTGCTCACCAAGCTGAACCAGCTTGGCGGCAAGCATGGCATCGGCCGCCTCGACCTGCTGGAAAACCGCTTCGTCGGCATGAAGAGCCGCGGCATCTACGAGACGCCCGGCGGCACCATCCTGTATCAGGCGCATCGCGGCATCGAGCAGGCGACGCTGGATCGCGGCGCGGCGCATCTGAAAGACGAGATCATGCCGCGCTATGCCGAGCTGATCTATAACGGCTTCTGGTTCGCACCCGAGCGCGAAATGCTGCAGGCGCTGATCGACAAGAGCCAGGAGAATGTGGAAGGCACCGTGCGCCTGAAACTGTACAAGGGCTCGGTCAACGTCGTCGGCCGCAAGTCGCCGAAGTCGCTCTACAGCCTGGCGCATGTCACCTTCGAGGAAGACTCGGTCTACGACCAGAAGGACGCCGCCGGCTTCATCAAGCTCAACGCGCTCCGCCTCCGTCTGCTCAACCGGCAGAAGGGGTAA
- the queG gene encoding tRNA epoxyqueuosine(34) reductase QueG codes for MTLAGRIRAQAIRARAEAEGFDAVGIADVASIGPEHGARLDRFVELGRHGEMLWLAEGERAPRRRHPAALWPEARSIIALGLNYGPEHDPLEILTQRDRAAISVYAHGRDYHLVVKKKLKSLGAWLERETGRPLKVFVDTAPLMEKPLAQASGIGWQGKHTNLVSRQFGSWLFLGAILTAADLESDAPEQDHCGSCQACLDICPTRAFPAPYELDARRCISYLTIEFDGVIAPEFRKPMGNRIYGCDDCLAACPWNKFAQAARDAEIQARAELKAPSLLDLAKLDDTGFREMFARNAVKRIGRDRFIRNVCIALGNSGDAAAIPDLLRLSEDPAMPVRAMAAWALKQLMPAAEFSAYAAKRRALEQDATVLSELE; via the coding sequence GTGACTCTCGCGGGCCGCATCCGGGCCCAGGCGATTAGGGCGCGCGCTGAAGCCGAGGGCTTCGACGCGGTCGGCATTGCGGATGTTGCGTCGATTGGTCCCGAACATGGCGCCCGGCTCGACCGCTTCGTTGAACTGGGCCGCCATGGTGAGATGCTATGGCTGGCGGAAGGCGAACGCGCGCCGCGCCGCCGCCATCCTGCGGCACTCTGGCCTGAAGCCAGAAGCATCATTGCGCTGGGTCTGAATTATGGCCCTGAGCATGACCCGCTCGAGATTCTGACGCAGCGTGACCGCGCCGCCATCTCGGTCTATGCCCATGGCCGTGATTATCATCTGGTGGTGAAGAAGAAGCTCAAGAGCCTGGGCGCTTGGCTCGAGCGCGAAACCGGCCGGCCGCTGAAAGTTTTCGTCGATACCGCGCCGCTGATGGAAAAGCCGCTGGCGCAGGCGTCCGGCATTGGCTGGCAGGGCAAGCATACCAATCTGGTCTCGCGGCAATTCGGCTCCTGGCTGTTCCTCGGCGCCATCCTCACCGCAGCCGATCTCGAGTCGGACGCGCCGGAGCAGGACCATTGCGGCTCCTGCCAGGCCTGCCTCGATATCTGCCCGACCAGGGCGTTTCCGGCGCCCTACGAACTCGATGCGCGGCGCTGCATTTCGTATCTCACCATCGAATTCGATGGCGTGATCGCCCCGGAATTCCGCAAACCCATGGGCAACCGCATCTATGGCTGCGACGATTGCCTCGCCGCCTGTCCGTGGAACAAATTCGCCCAAGCCGCCCGAGACGCAGAAATCCAGGCCCGTGCCGAATTGAAGGCGCCGTCCTTGTTGGATCTGGCCAAGCTCGATGATACCGGCTTCCGCGAGATGTTCGCGCGCAATGCCGTGAAGCGCATCGGCCGCGACCGTTTCATCCGCAATGTCTGCATTGCGCTCGGTAACAGCGGCGATGCCGCCGCCATTCCCGATCTGCTGCGCCTGAGCGAAGACCCGGCAATGCCAGTGCGCGCCATGGCCGCCTGGGCGCTGAAACAGCTCATGCCGGCGGCGGAATTTTCGGCCTACGCAGCAAAACGCCGCGCCCTGGAACAGGACGCGACGGTGCTAAGCGAACTTGAATGA
- a CDS encoding RidA family protein, giving the protein MSIRRIEVGPRMSQAVVHGNTVYLAGQVASDTSGDTTAQTKVILGQIDKLLAAAGTDKTKILSATIYLPDIADFAAMNAAWDAWVPQGHTPARATVEAKLAAPAYKVEIAVIAAIA; this is encoded by the coding sequence ATGAGCATCCGTCGCATCGAAGTCGGCCCGCGCATGTCCCAGGCCGTGGTGCATGGCAACACCGTCTATCTCGCCGGCCAGGTGGCGTCTGACACCAGCGGCGACACCACGGCGCAGACCAAGGTGATCCTGGGCCAGATCGACAAGCTCTTGGCCGCTGCCGGCACCGACAAGACCAAGATCCTCTCGGCCACCATCTACCTGCCGGACATCGCCGATTTCGCCGCGATGAATGCCGCCTGGGATGCCTGGGTGCCGCAGGGCCACACCCCGGCCCGCGCCACTGTGGAAGCCAAGCTGGCGGCGCCGGCCTACAAGGTCGAGATCGCCGTCATCGCGGCCATCGCCTAA
- a CDS encoding glutathione S-transferase family protein codes for MRKLYHFWLSPFCRKVRILLKEKGLDCELVVEKVWERRDEFLALNPAGLVPVLIEHDGSVLVESLAICEYLDEVYPNKMLIGFDPPGRAETRRLVSWFDLKFSREASDALIFEKVLRRYMGGGQPDSGSIRIAHQNLKHHLGYIGYLAERRKWLAGDDFSLADITAAAHLSCLDYLGDVPWDDHPAAKDWYARVKSRPSFRPLLADHLPGLPPPKHYADLDF; via the coding sequence ATGCGCAAGCTGTATCATTTCTGGCTCTCCCCGTTCTGCCGCAAGGTCCGCATCCTGTTGAAGGAAAAGGGGCTCGATTGCGAACTGGTGGTGGAGAAGGTATGGGAGCGGCGCGACGAGTTCCTGGCGCTCAACCCGGCCGGCCTGGTGCCGGTGCTGATCGAGCATGACGGCAGCGTGCTGGTCGAGAGCCTCGCCATCTGCGAATACCTCGACGAGGTTTATCCCAACAAGATGCTGATCGGCTTCGACCCGCCGGGCCGCGCCGAGACGCGCCGGCTGGTAAGCTGGTTCGATCTCAAGTTCAGCCGCGAAGCCTCGGACGCGCTGATCTTCGAGAAGGTGCTGCGGCGCTACATGGGCGGCGGCCAGCCGGACAGCGGCAGCATCCGCATCGCGCATCAGAACCTGAAGCACCATCTCGGCTATATCGGCTATCTCGCCGAGCGGCGCAAATGGCTGGCTGGCGACGATTTCAGCCTGGCCGACATCACGGCGGCCGCACATTTAAGCTGCCTGGATTATCTCGGCGATGTGCCGTGGGACGATCACCCTGCCGCCAAGGATTGGTATGCGCGGGTGAAGTCGCGGCCCAGCTTCCGGCCCCTGCTGGCGGATCACCTGCCTGGCCTGCCGCCGCCGAAGCATTATGCCGATCTCGATTTCTGA
- the phhA gene encoding phenylalanine 4-monooxygenase gives MLALLDHHTQQDAESRAVWRLLFERQSRLVQGRACPEFLAGLQSLGLSPDAVPELERVSDRLERVTGWRLAPVDGFLDDATFFRHLAARRFPVTWWLRPRDKLDYLQEPDLFHDLFGHVPLFSHPIFADYMQAYGEGGLKAEKLGALDMIARLYWYTVEFGLIDAGDGPRIHGAGILSSHGEVLYSLDSPVPTRRPFDLKRILRTRYHIDRYQTTYFVISSFEQLMRATEPDFAPLYREVRNLPEFDP, from the coding sequence ATGCTCGCCCTACTCGACCACCACACCCAGCAGGATGCCGAAAGCCGCGCCGTCTGGCGGCTGTTGTTCGAGCGCCAGAGCCGGCTGGTGCAAGGCCGCGCCTGCCCGGAATTCCTCGCCGGCCTGCAAAGTCTCGGCCTCTCGCCGGATGCGGTGCCGGAACTGGAGCGGGTTTCCGACCGGCTGGAGCGCGTCACCGGCTGGCGCCTGGCCCCGGTGGATGGCTTTCTGGATGACGCCACTTTCTTCCGCCACCTGGCGGCGCGGCGTTTCCCGGTCACCTGGTGGCTCAGGCCGCGCGACAAGCTGGATTACCTGCAGGAGCCGGACCTGTTCCATGACCTGTTCGGCCATGTGCCGCTGTTCAGCCACCCGATTTTCGCCGATTACATGCAGGCCTATGGCGAAGGCGGCCTGAAGGCGGAAAAGCTCGGTGCGCTGGACATGATCGCCCGGCTCTACTGGTACACGGTGGAATTCGGCCTGATTGATGCCGGCGACGGCCCGCGCATCCATGGCGCCGGGATACTCTCCTCCCATGGCGAGGTGCTCTACAGCCTGGACTCGCCAGTGCCGACCCGGCGCCCCTTCGACCTCAAGCGGATCCTGCGCACGCGCTACCATATCGACCGCTACCAGACGACGTATTTCGTCATATCCTCGTTCGAGCAATTGATGCGGGCGACCGAACCGGACTTCGCGCCACTCTATCGGGAAGTGCGGAATTTGCCGGAATTTGATCCGTAA
- a CDS encoding Lrp/AsnC family transcriptional regulator: MTELDAADLRLLAALQRQGRASNIVLGEAIGASASQVSRRLARLEEAGVIEGYAALLKPEAVGLTVMAVSLVSLERHAEAVVHDFEAFVAAAPEILDCYAITGEADFVLRVVVADLAALADLISRRLLRLAGIRSVRSSIVLQRIKQTPVLPLRA, from the coding sequence ATGACCGAGCTGGATGCCGCCGATCTCCGCCTGCTTGCCGCCCTGCAGCGCCAAGGCCGCGCCAGCAATATCGTGCTAGGCGAGGCCATCGGCGCCAGCGCCAGCCAGGTCAGCCGCCGGCTGGCCCGGCTGGAGGAAGCCGGGGTGATCGAGGGCTATGCCGCCTTGCTGAAACCCGAAGCCGTGGGGCTGACGGTGATGGCGGTGTCGCTGGTCTCGCTGGAGCGCCACGCCGAGGCGGTGGTGCATGATTTCGAGGCCTTCGTGGCGGCGGCGCCGGAAATCCTCGATTGCTATGCCATCACCGGGGAGGCCGATTTCGTGCTGCGCGTGGTGGTGGCCGACCTCGCCGCCCTTGCCGACCTGATCAGCCGGCGGCTGCTGCGGCTGGCCGGCATCCGCAGCGTCCGCTCCAGCATCGTGCTGCAGCGGATCAAGCAGACGCCCGTATTGCCGTTACGCGCTTAG